GAGATCGCTGCGGAACCGGCCTTCCTTGCCGAGCGCGGCCAGATCCTGATGGGTCGCGGCGATCAACCGAATGTCCACTCGCCGGTCGCGCACCTCACCCAAGCGGCGGAAGCTCTTCTCCTCCAAGACCTTCAGGAGCTTGGGTTGCACCTGGAGATCAACGTCGCCGATTTCGTCCAGGAAGATGGTTCCGCGATGGGCTACTTCCAGCAGGCCTTGCTTGGCGCTGACGGCGCCCGTGAAGGCGCCCTTCTCATGACCGAACAACTCGGTTTCCAGGAAGTCGCGATTCAAACCGGCGCAGTTCAGGTCCACGAAAGGCTCTTCCGAGCGCGGCCCATTGGCGTGCAACCACCGCGCCAGCACTCCCTTGCCGGTTCCTGTTTCGCCGCGGATCAGCACCGGACTCTCGCTGGCAGCCACCTTGCTTGCCGACTCGGCAAGCTCTCGAATGGCGGAACTGGAACCGAAGAAGGGATCGATGGCCTCGCGCGCCTGGCGGGTCTTGCCAGCCACTTGCCGCTGCCGGTTGCGCTGGTTCTCCAGAGCTCTTTGCAAAACCACGAGTACGGCCGGAAGTTCCACGGGCTTGGTGAGGAACTGTTCGGCGCCTTCCTTGATGGCGCGGACGGCCAAGTCGATGGAGCCGTGCGCCGTCAACACGATCAGGGGCACATTGGGATCGATGGCGCGCAGGCGCGGCAGCAGGTCGAGCGCCGTGCCGTCGGGCAGGGAGTAGTCCAGCAGCGCCGCCTCGGGACGCAGGCCCCGGAACTTGTCTTCGGCGGCGCGGCAGTTGCCGGCCTCGGCCACGTCGAAGCCATGGGCCTCGAGATAGTCCTGCACCGCGAATCGGATGGCCTCGTCGTCGTCGACGACCAGAATCTTGTATTTCGCCAAGACACTTCCTACGGAACGGAATAAGCCTGCTCGTCCGCAGGCTGAACCACCGGCGCGGAAACGAGGGGCAAGCGGACTCTCGCTTCTGTGCCACCCTGGGGCCGGTTGCGAATGGAGATTGTACCTCCATGCTCTTCGACAATGCGTTGCACAATCGATAGGCCCAGGCCCGTCCCGCCTGCCCGGCGCGAAAAGAACGGCTCGAAGATTCGATCAAGGTCCTGCGTCGCGATGCCTGAGCCGCAGTCCAGAACGCAGCATT
The Terriglobales bacterium genome window above contains:
- a CDS encoding sigma-54 dependent transcriptional regulator, which encodes MAKYKILVVDDDEAIRFAVQDYLEAHGFDVAEAGNCRAAEDKFRGLRPEAALLDYSLPDGTALDLLPRLRAIDPNVPLIVLTAHGSIDLAVRAIKEGAEQFLTKPVELPAVLVVLQRALENQRNRQRQVAGKTRQAREAIDPFFGSSSAIRELAESASKVAASESPVLIRGETGTGKGVLARWLHANGPRSEEPFVDLNCAGLNRDFLETELFGHEKGAFTGAVSAKQGLLEVAHRGTIFLDEIGDVDLQVQPKLLKVLEEKSFRRLGEVRDRRVDIRLIAATHQDLAALGKEGRFRSDLYFRISTVPLRVPALRERKEDIPVLAEHLLQRLAADLSRPRLGLAPDAMDSLRTYSWPGNIRELRNVLERAALLSGESEIRRRDLYFEAASALPTTVADESALTLVELERRHIERVLAQEQGRVEQAARKLGIPRSTLYERIKKYGLASSKS